The proteins below are encoded in one region of Solidesulfovibrio fructosivorans JJ]:
- a CDS encoding LexA family protein, which produces MKLAIFGFERRAELGLPLYLSTVQAGFPSPAEDYIDKKLDLNEQLVRHPAATFFVRVDGDSMRDAGVASGDILVVDRAVEPRDGHIVIAALDGELTVKRLRRKNGQVLLVPENPDYAPVAVGPEASFEVWGVVTYIIHKA; this is translated from the coding sequence CTGGGGCTGCCGCTCTACCTGTCCACGGTCCAAGCGGGGTTTCCGTCGCCGGCCGAGGACTACATCGACAAAAAGCTCGATCTCAACGAGCAACTGGTGCGCCATCCGGCGGCCACCTTTTTCGTGCGCGTGGACGGCGACTCCATGCGCGACGCCGGGGTGGCGTCCGGCGACATCCTGGTGGTGGACCGGGCCGTGGAACCCCGCGACGGGCATATCGTCATCGCCGCCCTCGACGGCGAGCTGACGGTCAAGCGGCTGCGGCGCAAAAACGGCCAGGTACTGCTTGTGCCCGAAAACCCCGACTATGCGCCGGTGGCCGTCGGTCCCGAGGCGTCCTTCGAGGTCTGGGGCGTGGTCACCTACATCATCCACAAGGCGTAA